From Mesobacillus jeotgali, the proteins below share one genomic window:
- the purF gene encoding amidophosphoribosyltransferase, with product MLAELKGLNEECGVFGIWGHPEAAQITYYGLHSLQHRGQEGTGIVVSDGQQLKGRKGEGLVTEIFTADAMDDLQGVGAIGHVRYATAGGGGYENVQPLLFQSQSGGLALAHNGNLVNADALRNQLEAQGSIFQTSSDTEVLAHLIKRGGFSQLRDRVKNALPMLKGAYAFLIMTETEFMVALDPHGLRPLSLGRLGDAYVVASETCAFDIVGAEFVRDVLPGELLVINEDGLHSEMYSMNSTTAICTMEYIYFSRPDSNIHGINVHAARKNLGKQLAKEVPIEADVVTGVPDSSISAAIGYAEESGIPYEMGLIKNRYVGRTFIQPSQSLREQGVKMKLSPVRGIVEGKRVIMVDDSIVRGTTSRRIVKMLKEAGATEVHVVISSPPIQNPCFYGIDTSTREELIASEKSVEEIRELIGADSLTFLSVEGMLDAIGRNEPGETRGQCLACFTGKYPTEIYPQAIPAGQKC from the coding sequence ATGCTTGCTGAACTAAAAGGCTTGAATGAGGAATGCGGCGTTTTTGGAATCTGGGGACATCCCGAGGCAGCACAAATCACCTATTATGGTCTTCACAGTCTGCAGCACCGCGGCCAGGAGGGAACTGGAATCGTTGTCAGTGATGGGCAGCAGCTTAAGGGCCGGAAGGGTGAAGGCCTTGTTACGGAAATTTTCACGGCAGACGCAATGGATGACCTTCAGGGTGTTGGGGCGATCGGCCATGTCCGCTATGCCACAGCAGGAGGAGGCGGCTACGAGAATGTACAGCCGCTTCTGTTCCAATCGCAAAGCGGCGGCCTTGCCCTGGCTCATAACGGCAATCTGGTGAATGCTGATGCATTGAGGAACCAGCTTGAAGCTCAGGGAAGTATCTTCCAGACAAGTTCTGATACCGAAGTACTTGCCCATTTGATTAAGCGCGGCGGTTTCAGCCAGCTGAGGGATCGCGTAAAAAATGCCTTGCCGATGCTGAAGGGTGCTTATGCATTTTTAATCATGACCGAGACGGAATTCATGGTGGCTTTAGATCCGCATGGCCTTCGCCCGCTTTCACTTGGCAGGCTTGGAGATGCTTATGTAGTAGCATCTGAGACTTGTGCGTTCGATATTGTCGGTGCTGAATTTGTCAGGGACGTCCTTCCTGGCGAGCTGCTCGTGATCAATGAGGATGGCCTGCACTCTGAAATGTATTCGATGAATTCAACAACGGCCATCTGTACGATGGAATATATTTATTTTTCCAGACCTGACAGCAATATCCACGGGATTAACGTCCATGCGGCCCGGAAAAATCTTGGCAAGCAGCTGGCTAAAGAGGTGCCGATCGAAGCAGATGTGGTCACGGGTGTTCCGGATTCCAGTATTTCTGCGGCTATCGGCTATGCGGAGGAATCAGGAATTCCGTACGAAATGGGCTTGATCAAGAACCGTTATGTCGGCCGTACCTTCATCCAGCCATCGCAGTCACTGAGGGAGCAGGGAGTGAAAATGAAGCTTTCCCCGGTCCGCGGGATTGTTGAAGGCAAGCGTGTGATTATGGTTGATGACTCAATAGTGCGCGGAACGACAAGCCGCCGGATCGTGAAGATGCTTAAGGAAGCAGGAGCAACTGAAGTGCATGTTGTCATCAGCTCGCCGCCGATACAAAACCCGTGCTTTTACGGAATCGATACTTCGACTCGTGAAGAGCTGATCGCTTCCGAGAAATCGGTTGAAGAGATACGCGAACTGATTGGTGCTGATTCGCTGACGTTCTTAAGTGTCGAGGGAATGCTGGATGCAATCGGACGCAATGAACCAGGCGAGACGCGCGGACAGTGCCTTGCTTGTTTTACCGGTAAATATCCAACGGAAATCTATCCGCAGGCAATTCCTGCCGGGCAGAAGTGCTGA
- the purM gene encoding phosphoribosylformylglycinamidine cyclo-ligase — protein MANAYKQAGVDIEAGYEAVERIKKHVNRTARPGMIGALGGFGGMFDLSSLGLKEPVLVSGTDGVGTKLMLAFMMDRHDTIGIDAVAMCVNDIVVQGAEPLYFLDYIACGKAQPEKIEAIVKGIADGCEQAGCALVGGETAEMPGMYSPEEYDLAGFAVGACEKANIINGQGIKEGDVLVGLASSGIHSNGYSLVRKVFLEQAGWELERYVDEFDCTLGEELLKPTRIYVKSVLAALKQFELKGLAHITGGGFIENIPRMLPEGLGAEIEEGSWEIPQVFKTLEFLAQLDRTDMYNTFNMGIGMVAAVDKGIAHEVVKFFNEQGERAAVIGKVTGTEGIQLKGEAK, from the coding sequence ATGGCAAACGCGTATAAGCAGGCTGGTGTCGATATTGAGGCCGGATATGAAGCGGTTGAACGAATCAAAAAGCATGTGAATCGGACGGCCAGGCCAGGAATGATCGGGGCTCTGGGCGGATTCGGCGGAATGTTCGACCTATCGAGCCTCGGATTGAAGGAGCCGGTGCTCGTTTCCGGTACGGATGGTGTCGGCACGAAGCTGATGCTCGCTTTCATGATGGACCGCCATGATACAATAGGCATTGATGCGGTCGCGATGTGTGTCAACGATATCGTCGTCCAGGGAGCTGAACCATTGTACTTCCTTGACTATATCGCCTGCGGCAAGGCCCAGCCTGAAAAAATCGAAGCGATTGTCAAAGGGATAGCCGATGGCTGTGAGCAGGCCGGCTGCGCGCTTGTCGGCGGCGAGACCGCGGAAATGCCAGGAATGTACTCTCCAGAAGAATATGATCTTGCGGGATTCGCAGTCGGAGCCTGTGAAAAAGCAAATATTATCAACGGGCAGGGAATCAAGGAAGGCGATGTGCTGGTCGGGCTGGCATCCAGCGGAATCCACAGCAATGGCTACTCGCTTGTCCGCAAGGTGTTTTTAGAACAGGCGGGCTGGGAGCTGGAACGCTATGTTGATGAGTTTGACTGCACACTTGGAGAGGAACTGTTGAAGCCGACCCGCATTTATGTAAAATCTGTGCTTGCCGCGTTGAAGCAATTCGAGCTAAAGGGACTTGCCCACATCACGGGAGGCGGTTTTATCGAAAACATCCCGAGAATGCTGCCTGAAGGGCTTGGCGCAGAGATCGAAGAAGGCAGCTGGGAAATTCCTCAGGTGTTCAAAACATTAGAATTTCTAGCCCAGCTAGATCGGACGGACATGTATAATACATTTAACATGGGAATCGGTATGGTAGCTGCTGTGGATAAAGGGATTGCCCATGAGGTAGTGAAGTTTTTCAACGAGCAGGGCGAGCGGGCTGCTGTAATCGGTAAGGTTACAGGTACCGAAGGAATCCAATTAAAGGGTGAAGCAAAATGA
- the purN gene encoding phosphoribosylglycinamide formyltransferase, with protein MKKIAVLASGSGSNFQALAVAAQSGILKAEISLLVCDKPGAFAVDRAEMLGIPALVISPKGYPSKAAYEEEILQKLISLDIDMIVLAGYMRLIGPTLLNSYEGKIINIHPSLLPAFPGKDAIGQALAAGVDTTGVTIHYVDEGMDTGPIIASAAVRVAAGETRESLQKKIQRIEHSLYPEVLEELLNGKEEAVKWEKSVH; from the coding sequence ATGAAGAAAATTGCCGTGTTAGCATCAGGAAGCGGAAGCAATTTTCAGGCGCTCGCTGTCGCTGCCCAGTCCGGAATCCTGAAGGCTGAAATCAGTTTGCTCGTATGCGATAAGCCAGGGGCTTTTGCGGTTGATCGAGCAGAAATGCTCGGGATTCCTGCACTGGTCATCAGCCCAAAAGGCTACCCTTCCAAAGCAGCATACGAAGAAGAGATTTTGCAAAAACTAATTAGTCTGGATATAGATATGATTGTGCTTGCAGGCTATATGAGGCTGATCGGCCCGACTTTGCTGAACTCGTATGAAGGAAAAATCATCAACATCCACCCGTCGCTTTTGCCGGCTTTTCCCGGGAAGGATGCGATAGGCCAGGCGCTGGCAGCAGGAGTCGATACAACAGGAGTGACCATTCACTATGTGGATGAGGGCATGGATACCGGTCCAATCATCGCGAGTGCTGCAGTTAGGGTAGCTGCCGGCGAGACACGGGAGTCACTCCAGAAGAAAATACAGCGGATTGAACACAGCTTGTATCCAGAGGTGCTGGAGGAGCTGCTGAACGGAAAAGAGGAGGCAGTAAAATGGGAAAAAAGCGTGCACTGA